GCCTTCGAGGTCGATGTAGAAGTAGTACTCCCACTGGCCGGTGCGCGCGGGGCGCGACTCGAAGCGGGTCATGGACACGCCGTGTTTTTTCAGCGGCACCAGCAGGTCGTGCACCGCGCCGGGGCGGTTGGGCACGGAGATGATGAGGCTGGTGCAGTCGCGGCCCGTGGGCGCGGGCGTGGCCAGCGTGTGCGGCAGGCAGATGATGGCGAAGCGCGTGCGGTTGTAGGCGTCGTCCTGGATGGCGTGTGCCACCACGTGCAGGCCGTACTGCTGGGCCGCGCGCTCGCTCGATATGCCGGCCCAGGCCGGGTTGGTGGCGGCCAGGCGCGCGCCCTCGGCGTTGCTCGACACCGGGCGGCGCTCGGCATGCGGCAGGTGCTTGGCGAGCCACGCGTGGCACTGCGCCAGTGCCTGCGGGTGGGCCAGCACGGCCTCGATGCCCTCGGCCGAGTTGACGCTGCGCAGCAGGTTGTGGCGGATCAGCAGGCTCACCTCGCCGACCACGTGGCAGGGCGTGTGCAGGAACATGTCGAGCGAGCGCGTGACCACGCCCTCGTTCGAATTCTCGACGCCCACCACGCCGTACTGCGCGCTGCCCGCGGCCGTGGCGTGGAACACCTCGTCGAAGCTGTTGCAGTACATCAGGTCGGCCGCGCCGCCGAAGTACTCGATGGCCGCCTGCTCGCAGAACGTGCCCTCGGGGCCCAGCACGGCCACGCGCTGGGGCGATTCGAGCGCCAGGCACGCGGACATGATCTCGCGCCAGATGGCGGCCACGTGCGCGTTCTTGAGCGGGCCGGGGTTGGCCCCCTGGATCTTCTCGATCACCTGCGCCACGCGGTCGGGGCGGAAGAAGGGCGTGCCCTCGCGCTTCTTGAGCTCGCCCACCTGCTCGGCCACGCGGGCGCGCTGGTTGACGAGCTGGAGCAGCTGGTGGTCCAGCGAGTCGATCTGCACGCGCAGATCGGCCAGCGCGGGGCTGGCCTGCGGGGTGGTGCTCATTGGTTTGTCTGCCATGGTTTTGATAGCTGCTGGCGCTTGTCCCTGTGGGTTTTCAGCATGAAACCTATTTGAAAGCCTTGAATATCAAGCGCTGCCAGCTCGTTTTTTATGAGTGGATTCAGGTGGCGGCGCGCTCGAAGTCGCGCATGTAGTCCACCAGCGCCTGCACGCCCGCGAGCGGCATGGCGTTGTAGAGGCTGGCGCGCATGCCGCCCACGGACTTGTGGCCCTTGAGCTGCAGCAGGCCGCGTTCCTTGGCACCGGCCAGGAACGCCTCGTTGCGCGATTCGTCGCGCAGGAAGAAGGGCACGTTCATGCGCGAGCGGCAGTTGGCCGCCACCTTGTTTACGTAGAACTGCGAGCCGTCGATGTAGTCGTAGAACAGCTTCGCCTTGGCGATGTTGCGCCGCTCCATCGCGGCCACGCCCGTGGCGTCGCCCTCGCGCTGGCGCTTGAGCCACTGGAACGTGAGGCCCGCCATGTAGATGCCCCAGGTGGGCGGCGTGTTGTACATGGACTGGTTGTCGGCCACGATCTTGTAATCGAAGGCGCTCGGGCAGATGGGCAGCGCGTGGCCCAGCAGGTCCTCGCGCACCACGACCAGCGTCAGGCCCGCGGGGCCGATGTTCTTCTGCGCGCCGCCGAAGGCCAGGCCCACGCGGCTCCAGTCCACGGGGCGCGAGGCGACGTGCGACGAGAAATCGACCACCAGCGGCGCGTCGCAGCCCAGCGCGCGCAGGTCGGGCAGTTCCTGGAACTCTATGCCGTGGATGGTCTCGTTGCTGCAGACGTGCACGTAGCTCGCGCCGCGCGAGAGCTGCCACGTGGCCGGGTCGGGCAGGGTGGTGAAGCCGCCTTCCTCGCTCGATGCGGCGGTGCGCACCTCGGCGGCGTACTTCTGCGCCTCCTTGCGCGACTTCTGGCTCCACGAGCCCGTGACCACGAAGTCCACCGTGGCCGCGCGCGAGAGGTTCAGCGGCACGATGGCGTTCTCGGCGATGCCGCCGCCCTGCATGAACAGGATCCTGAACCCGGGCGGAATGGCGAGCAGCTCGCGCAGGTCGGCCTCGGCCTGCTCGTAGATGGCGATGAACTCCTTGCCGCGGTGGCTCATCTCCATCACGCCCATGCCGCTGCCGTGCCAGTCGAGCATCTCGGCGGCAGCCTGCTGCAGCACTTCTTCAGGGATGGCGGCCGGGCCGGCCGAGAAGTTGTAGGGGCGGTTCATGGTGTTTCAGTCAAATATGCCTCCAGCGCTTTTGCGGAAAGCGCTGGCAGCTATTGTTTTCGATAGTCAATGCGGGTCGTCCGCG
This region of Alicycliphilus denitrificans K601 genomic DNA includes:
- the pheA gene encoding prephenate dehydratase, whose translation is MSTTPQASPALADLRVQIDSLDHQLLQLVNQRARVAEQVGELKKREGTPFFRPDRVAQVIEKIQGANPGPLKNAHVAAIWREIMSACLALESPQRVAVLGPEGTFCEQAAIEYFGGAADLMYCNSFDEVFHATAAGSAQYGVVGVENSNEGVVTRSLDMFLHTPCHVVGEVSLLIRHNLLRSVNSAEGIEAVLAHPQALAQCHAWLAKHLPHAERRPVSSNAEGARLAATNPAWAGISSERAAQQYGLHVVAHAIQDDAYNRTRFAIICLPHTLATPAPTGRDCTSLIISVPNRPGAVHDLLVPLKKHGVSMTRFESRPARTGQWEYYFYIDLEGHPAEANVAAALAELQQLCAFYKLLGTYPVAA
- the serC gene encoding 3-phosphoserine/phosphohydroxythreonine transaminase; translation: MNRPYNFSAGPAAIPEEVLQQAAAEMLDWHGSGMGVMEMSHRGKEFIAIYEQAEADLRELLAIPPGFRILFMQGGGIAENAIVPLNLSRAATVDFVVTGSWSQKSRKEAQKYAAEVRTAASSEEGGFTTLPDPATWQLSRGASYVHVCSNETIHGIEFQELPDLRALGCDAPLVVDFSSHVASRPVDWSRVGLAFGGAQKNIGPAGLTLVVVREDLLGHALPICPSAFDYKIVADNQSMYNTPPTWGIYMAGLTFQWLKRQREGDATGVAAMERRNIAKAKLFYDYIDGSQFYVNKVAANCRSRMNVPFFLRDESRNEAFLAGAKERGLLQLKGHKSVGGMRASLYNAMPLAGVQALVDYMRDFERAAT